One part of the Pseudomonas sp. MYb118 genome encodes these proteins:
- a CDS encoding MFS transporter, with translation MTSVTTEQVSPQTLRRVIVAAGIGNFVEWFDFAVYGFLATTIAQQFFPSGDASAALLKTFAVFAVAFAFRPLGGLFFGMLGDKIGRKRTLAMTILLMAGATTLIGLLPTYAAIGVMAPILLSLIRCAQGFSAGGEYAGACAYLMEHAPSDKRAWYGSFIPVSTFSAFAAAAVVAYALEASLSAEAMGSWGWRLPFLIAAPLGLVGLYLRWKLDETPAFQAVTEEHAVAHSPLKETLRNHGAAICYLGAFVSLTALSFYMFTTYFATYRQVAGGLSRATALLVSLIALLFAAAICPLAGLYSDRVGRRKTVATACILLIVVVYPSFLMASSGSFVASIVGVMLLAIGAVLCGVVTAALLSEVFPTRTRYTASAITYNMAYTIFGGTAPLVATWLITTTGSNLSPAFYLIAISLLALAGGLALPETSRISLHEVATEEKGAVLGAPARNA, from the coding sequence ATGACGAGCGTAACGACAGAGCAGGTCAGCCCGCAGACGTTGAGAAGGGTGATCGTGGCCGCCGGGATCGGCAATTTCGTCGAGTGGTTCGACTTCGCAGTCTATGGCTTCCTGGCCACGACCATCGCCCAGCAGTTTTTTCCCAGTGGCGACGCCAGTGCCGCCTTGCTCAAGACGTTTGCCGTGTTCGCCGTGGCGTTTGCCTTTCGGCCCTTGGGCGGGCTGTTCTTCGGCATGTTGGGTGACAAGATCGGTCGCAAGCGCACCCTGGCGATGACGATCCTGTTGATGGCCGGCGCGACGACGCTGATCGGCCTGCTGCCCACCTACGCCGCGATTGGGGTCATGGCGCCGATCCTGCTATCACTGATCCGTTGCGCCCAGGGTTTTTCCGCCGGGGGCGAGTACGCGGGGGCCTGTGCTTATTTAATGGAGCACGCGCCGAGCGACAAACGCGCCTGGTACGGCAGCTTCATTCCGGTGTCGACGTTTTCCGCCTTCGCCGCGGCGGCGGTGGTGGCCTATGCACTGGAGGCATCGCTGTCGGCGGAAGCCATGGGCAGTTGGGGCTGGCGCCTGCCGTTCCTGATCGCCGCGCCGCTGGGGCTGGTAGGCCTCTACCTGCGCTGGAAGCTCGATGAGACGCCTGCCTTCCAGGCCGTGACCGAAGAACACGCCGTGGCACATTCCCCGCTCAAGGAAACCCTGCGCAACCACGGCGCCGCCATTTGCTACCTGGGCGCGTTCGTGTCGCTCACGGCGCTGTCGTTCTACATGTTCACCACCTACTTCGCCACCTACCGGCAAGTCGCCGGCGGCCTGAGCCGCGCCACCGCGTTGCTGGTGTCGCTGATCGCCTTGCTGTTCGCCGCGGCAATCTGCCCACTGGCCGGGCTATATTCAGACCGGGTTGGCCGGCGAAAAACCGTGGCCACCGCCTGCATCCTGCTGATTGTGGTCGTGTATCCGTCGTTCCTGATGGCCAGCTCCGGCTCGTTCGTCGCCTCCATCGTCGGCGTGATGCTGCTGGCGATCGGCGCCGTCCTGTGCGGCGTGGTCACGGCCGCCCTGCTGTCGGAAGTCTTCCCGACCCGCACCCGCTACACCGCCTCGGCGATCACCTACAACATGGCCTACACAATCTTCGGCGGCACCGCGCCATTGGTCGCCACCTGGCTGATCACCACCACCGGCAGCAACCTGTCACCGGCGTTCTACCTCATTGCGATTTCGTTGTTGGCACTGGCTGGTGGATTGGCGTTGCCGGAGACGTCGCGAATTTCCCTGCACGAGGTGGCGACGGAAGAGAAGGGCGCGGTCTTAGGTGCGCCGGCGAGAAACGCGTAA
- a CDS encoding DUF3077 domain-containing protein: MTEQPELKTIGLTPAIYSTGSDDPLFHVTRGVPLVDALSMASDFLFLAKALSKDAAYARDLDYHAWAAHYLTSMSKALVDDAVKVLEWDRGAAAKRAAETEAAG, encoded by the coding sequence ATGACCGAGCAACCCGAACTCAAAACCATCGGTTTGACCCCGGCCATTTACTCTACCGGTTCTGACGATCCGCTGTTCCATGTCACTCGCGGTGTGCCGCTCGTGGATGCGTTGAGCATGGCCTCTGATTTTCTGTTTCTCGCCAAGGCGCTGAGCAAGGATGCGGCTTATGCGCGGGATTTGGATTATCACGCCTGGGCTGCGCATTACCTGACGTCGATGAGTAAGGCGTTGGTGGATGATGCGGTGAAGGTGTTGGAGTGGGATCGGGGGGCTGCGGCTAAGCGGGCGGCTGAGACAGAGGCTGCGGGTTAA
- a CDS encoding NUDIX domain-containing protein, which yields MAADIACPVILRSRETLEVLAFEHPLAGLQLVKGSVGPGESTDMAAVRELMEEAGIQSEVLRNLGEWRAMETGHTWAFHECHVALDLPDTWVHFANDDGGHEFRFFWHPLMSEPTEKWHQVFKDALSFLRSSIADDFHRD from the coding sequence ATGGCGGCAGATATAGCCTGTCCTGTGATTCTGCGTTCTCGTGAAACTCTGGAAGTCCTGGCGTTTGAGCACCCGTTAGCCGGCCTGCAACTGGTCAAAGGCAGTGTGGGGCCCGGTGAGTCAACCGACATGGCTGCCGTGCGAGAGCTCATGGAAGAAGCTGGGATTCAATCCGAGGTATTGAGAAATTTGGGTGAGTGGCGTGCCATGGAAACGGGGCACACGTGGGCATTTCATGAATGCCATGTTGCCCTAGACCTTCCCGATACTTGGGTGCATTTTGCCAACGATGATGGAGGCCATGAATTCAGGTTTTTTTGGCATCCACTGATGAGTGAGCCTACTGAAAAATGGCATCAGGTTTTCAAGGATGCTTTGAGTTTTCTCAGGTCTTCCATTGCTGATGATTTTCATCGAGATTGA
- a CDS encoding DUF1837 domain-containing protein, whose amino-acid sequence MKHPDNFLSIVFHRSADVGDDLALCAGFERGEWRSDQFADHVIEWLPEFALSYSEINEIGHHNALRLIKRAAKIVYDTAKYGSRGEFGEVLLHIAIRQVYQTLPAINKIYYKSSVNETVKGFDAVHVVKKESGLELWVGETKFYNTVSKAIYDVSKEIIEHLETDYLKSEFILIRNKIDPQWPEATELKELLHENTSLDKVFERACIPVLLTYDSKVVSEGGADKEYEKNIQNEVAEAYTSMRSKLNEQYLARFSTALPITVHVILIPLKEKKELVSALDKRLKALQI is encoded by the coding sequence ATGAAGCACCCCGATAATTTTTTGAGCATTGTTTTTCATCGTTCAGCTGATGTTGGCGATGATCTTGCACTTTGTGCGGGGTTTGAAAGAGGGGAGTGGAGAAGTGACCAATTCGCCGATCATGTGATTGAGTGGCTGCCCGAGTTTGCGCTGAGCTACTCTGAAATAAATGAAATAGGTCATCATAACGCGTTGCGATTGATAAAAAGAGCAGCAAAAATAGTTTATGATACGGCAAAGTATGGTTCTCGTGGTGAGTTTGGTGAAGTTTTGCTGCATATAGCAATACGACAGGTTTATCAGACTTTGCCGGCAATTAATAAAATTTATTACAAAAGCTCAGTGAATGAAACTGTCAAGGGCTTTGATGCTGTTCATGTTGTAAAAAAAGAAAGTGGTTTGGAGCTCTGGGTAGGGGAGACTAAGTTCTATAATACTGTTTCTAAGGCAATATATGATGTTTCCAAGGAAATAATAGAGCATTTAGAGACGGACTATCTTAAATCTGAATTTATTTTAATTAGGAATAAGATAGACCCCCAGTGGCCTGAGGCAACTGAACTTAAAGAGCTACTGCATGAAAATACGTCTCTGGATAAGGTGTTTGAGCGGGCTTGTATCCCGGTTCTCTTAACTTATGATAGCAAAGTTGTGAGCGAAGGTGGGGCTGACAAGGAGTATGAGAAAAACATCCAGAATGAAGTAGCTGAAGCTTATACCTCTATGCGAAGTAAGCTAAATGAGCAATACCTAGCGAGGTTCTCCACGGCTTTACCGATCACTGTTCATGTGATTCTCATTCCATTAAAAGAAAAGAAAGAACTGGTTTCGGCTCTAGATAAACGTCTAAAGGCATTGCAGATATGA
- a CDS encoding DEAD/DEAH box helicase, protein MMDNQAMRKELREDEWVNKPFKMLSVISTVCSRDLELGREFVIRALEKRELLEIEYQNIVDELAMQVGLYPYASDLEGLSLRSAIIHASNRAEREMEKYVLHSSQSRILRRLIGGESIILSAPTSFGKSLLIDVVISEKDFSNIVLILPTLALVEETRRRMSRFGGRYNIITTGNQAVGERNIFVLTQERYLAIEAQIPSVDFFAIDEFYKLSISGEGDRATLLNQALLKLVKTGAQFYMLGPSIRSIPEVVKERLRCTFCVEDFQTVAVELNVISKEPYREEAFAALLDRLTGQTLVYCQSPASTRKLLSKYLQIRTVGVSEDEELLEAAKWTSQHYHDEWLVSVALQHGIGIHHGRLPRSLGRFMIRAFEEGKLKMLLCTSTLIEGVNTAAKNVVVYDGVLNRKPLDFFTFNNIKGRSGRMFKHFVGSVYCFDSPPEEDLPFVDIPSFNPTNTTPGSILINIPGEIVPAGLLSKLELFTKQDLLPLAILRKLSGVEPEYLLETANFLYGLDVRELQKLVWSSRPQYDDIKATSEIIWKQLGGGSVARQSSMRSSSMMTMYVWRLYALRSVPRFRKEMINSQIKFGTSPDDAVENVLAFLRGWASFNYPKYLIALNEVLNVVLNKRGLKGANYTAFAALIEHLFQPSSFSTLEEYGLPTEISEKLMNGRVFSKDDGLEFVVNTLKDRELGGYADGVFEKRVIEDFQEGIGSNIRSVKNRI, encoded by the coding sequence ATGATGGATAATCAAGCTATGCGGAAAGAGTTGAGAGAGGATGAATGGGTAAATAAGCCGTTCAAAATGCTTTCAGTGATATCCACGGTTTGCTCTAGAGATTTGGAACTGGGGCGTGAGTTTGTAATCAGAGCACTTGAAAAGCGAGAGTTGTTGGAGATTGAATATCAGAATATTGTCGATGAATTAGCCATGCAGGTCGGACTGTATCCCTATGCCTCAGATCTTGAGGGGTTATCATTGCGTAGCGCTATTATTCATGCAAGTAACCGAGCAGAAAGGGAGATGGAAAAGTATGTACTTCACAGTTCGCAGAGTAGAATTCTAAGGCGGCTTATAGGTGGTGAATCAATTATTCTAAGCGCTCCTACGTCGTTTGGGAAAAGTTTGCTCATCGACGTAGTTATATCCGAGAAAGACTTTTCAAATATTGTATTGATTTTACCTACATTGGCCTTAGTTGAGGAGACTCGCCGTCGAATGTCAAGGTTCGGTGGTCGATACAATATTATCACTACGGGAAACCAAGCCGTAGGCGAGCGAAATATTTTTGTTTTGACTCAGGAACGTTATTTGGCCATTGAGGCGCAAATACCTAGTGTTGATTTTTTTGCAATTGACGAATTTTACAAATTGTCGATTTCTGGCGAGGGTGATAGAGCGACACTCCTCAACCAGGCACTGTTAAAACTCGTTAAAACTGGCGCTCAGTTTTATATGCTCGGCCCTTCGATTAGATCTATACCTGAAGTCGTTAAAGAACGGTTGAGATGTACATTTTGTGTTGAAGATTTTCAGACTGTTGCAGTGGAACTGAATGTCATAAGCAAGGAACCTTATAGAGAGGAGGCATTCGCGGCGCTTTTAGACCGTCTGACTGGGCAGACTTTAGTTTATTGTCAGTCTCCTGCAAGTACTAGAAAATTATTAAGTAAGTACTTGCAAATTAGGACTGTGGGAGTTTCTGAAGATGAAGAGTTGCTTGAAGCTGCGAAATGGACGTCACAACACTATCATGATGAATGGTTGGTTTCGGTTGCATTGCAGCATGGGATAGGGATACATCATGGTAGGCTTCCAAGATCGTTGGGTCGATTTATGATCAGGGCTTTTGAAGAGGGGAAGTTGAAGATGCTTCTCTGTACTTCTACATTGATTGAGGGAGTAAATACGGCTGCGAAAAATGTCGTGGTTTATGACGGGGTTCTGAATAGAAAACCTTTAGATTTTTTTACCTTCAATAATATCAAAGGGCGCTCGGGACGGATGTTTAAGCACTTTGTAGGAAGTGTTTATTGTTTCGATTCTCCTCCTGAGGAAGATTTGCCATTTGTAGATATACCGTCATTTAATCCGACGAATACTACTCCGGGTAGCATACTGATTAATATTCCGGGTGAGATCGTTCCGGCTGGGTTGCTTAGTAAACTTGAATTATTCACTAAGCAGGATTTGCTGCCGCTGGCTATTTTAAGAAAGTTGTCAGGTGTGGAGCCTGAGTATTTGCTGGAAACGGCAAATTTTTTGTATGGTTTAGATGTTAGAGAGTTACAAAAGTTGGTCTGGTCGAGTAGGCCTCAATATGATGATATAAAGGCTACCTCAGAAATTATATGGAAGCAACTGGGTGGGGGTAGTGTTGCTCGGCAGAGCTCAATGCGCTCATCTTCAATGATGACTATGTATGTCTGGAGGCTGTACGCTCTTAGAAGTGTTCCTCGGTTTCGAAAAGAAATGATAAACAGCCAGATCAAATTTGGTACTTCACCTGATGATGCTGTAGAGAATGTTCTTGCCTTCCTTCGTGGTTGGGCATCTTTCAACTATCCGAAGTATCTGATTGCCTTGAATGAGGTTTTAAATGTTGTCTTGAATAAGCGAGGTCTTAAAGGGGCGAATTACACTGCGTTCGCTGCATTAATTGAGCACTTATTTCAACCTAGTTCGTTTTCTACACTTGAGGAGTACGGGCTTCCGACAGAAATATCTGAAAAACTTATGAATGGTCGTGTGTTTTCAAAAGATGATGGTCTTGAGTTTGTAGTAAATACATTGAAGGATAGAGAATTGGGCGGTTACGCTGACGGGGTTTTTGAAAAGCGTGTCATTGAGGATTTTCAAGAGGGCATTGGGTCAAACATTAGATCGGTAAAAAATAGAATATGA
- a CDS encoding DCL family protein produces the protein MSKPVVLPSISFKKQGDADVFFKAILDRYEDGEYLESTDEEYVYELLQRHPESESKIGCGALGIYRDRSADHPSSCFHVHRVDGSKTDFSYKACVRASAPSLKARFYEACQRSIASTVSAQKKLAFESAGGEIPCFKTGVSTTFTTSDYRHTDPRFRDIVENFIEINRIVMSESLLSKSGDMQYSTIFVDPVMADNFVSYHSSVAKLQVFKRYEIPVFA, from the coding sequence GTGTCTAAGCCGGTTGTGTTGCCAAGTATTTCTTTTAAAAAGCAGGGTGACGCGGATGTGTTTTTTAAGGCAATTCTTGACCGATATGAAGATGGAGAATACTTAGAAAGTACAGATGAGGAGTATGTCTACGAGCTCCTTCAGAGGCACCCTGAATCTGAATCAAAAATTGGATGCGGAGCCCTTGGGATTTATCGCGATCGCTCAGCGGATCACCCATCTAGCTGTTTTCACGTGCATAGAGTTGACGGTTCCAAGACGGATTTTTCCTACAAAGCTTGTGTCAGAGCCTCTGCGCCTAGTTTGAAGGCGCGTTTCTATGAAGCTTGTCAGAGATCTATCGCGAGTACCGTTTCTGCTCAAAAGAAACTTGCATTTGAATCGGCGGGAGGCGAAATTCCTTGTTTTAAAACTGGAGTGTCAACGACCTTTACTACTTCTGACTATCGGCATACTGATCCTAGGTTCAGAGATATTGTTGAAAATTTTATTGAGATTAACAGGATTGTGATGTCAGAGTCTCTTCTTTCTAAATCGGGTGATATGCAGTACTCGACCATCTTTGTAGATCCTGTCATGGCCGATAATTTTGTTAGTTACCACTCGTCTGTGGCAAAACTTCAAGTTTTTAAACGTTACGAAATTCCAGTTTTTGCTTAG
- a CDS encoding FRG domain-containing protein encodes MRFSGEINSFDDFRAIVRGITPDERYFFRGEGRDYYSLIPKVGRVGRSLLPLAYYDEKTIFDRFKNQAIGLVESIPSSEWEWLALAQHHGLPTRLLDWSTNPLVALYFAVAEPMGNVDLKREQVTISAYQGDAAFYFLTIKSAFIDTSIVRNPLAHKYVGVFKPPHVTHRIRAQSGLFTIQPDPHEPLNERLKSRAVRKYRIPCAAREEIRRELRLFGVHQASIYPDLDGVAGYLQSMFLERQS; translated from the coding sequence TTGAGATTTTCAGGCGAAATAAATTCTTTTGATGATTTTCGCGCAATTGTTCGAGGGATAACGCCTGATGAAAGGTATTTTTTTCGCGGGGAAGGGCGTGATTATTATTCATTGATCCCTAAAGTGGGGAGGGTTGGACGGTCGCTGCTGCCGCTGGCCTACTATGACGAAAAGACAATTTTTGATCGGTTCAAAAATCAAGCTATTGGCTTGGTGGAATCTATACCATCGAGCGAGTGGGAGTGGCTCGCGTTAGCCCAGCATCACGGCTTACCTACGCGGTTATTAGATTGGTCAACTAATCCATTAGTGGCGCTTTATTTTGCAGTTGCGGAGCCAATGGGCAACGTGGATCTCAAGAGAGAGCAGGTGACGATTTCGGCATATCAAGGCGATGCAGCATTCTATTTCCTTACAATAAAATCTGCATTTATAGATACAAGTATTGTTCGGAATCCGCTAGCGCATAAATATGTTGGCGTCTTTAAACCACCTCATGTTACGCATAGAATTAGGGCTCAGTCTGGTCTGTTCACGATACAGCCCGATCCTCATGAGCCACTTAATGAAAGGCTTAAAAGTCGCGCAGTTCGGAAGTATAGAATCCCTTGTGCTGCGCGGGAGGAGATACGGCGAGAATTGAGGTTGTTTGGTGTACATCAGGCATCTATTTATCCTGATCTTGATGGGGTGGCGGGTTATTTGCAGAGCATGTTTTTAGAGCGACAGAGTTAG
- the queA gene encoding tRNA preQ1(34) S-adenosylmethionine ribosyltransferase-isomerase QueA, protein MRVSDFTFELPDSLIARHPLAERRNSRLLTLDGVSGALAHRQFTDLLEHLRPGDLMVFNNTRVIPARLFGQKASGGKLEILVERVLDSHRVLAHVRSSKSPKPGSKILIDGGGEAEMVARHDALFELEFAEDVLPLLDRVGHMPLPPYIDRPDEGSDRERYQTVYAERLGAVAAPTAGLHFDQPLMEAIAAKGVETAFVTLHVGAGTFQPVRVEKLEDHHMHTEWLEVGQDVVDAVAACRARGGRVVAVGTTSVRSLESAARDGVLKPFSGDTDIFIFPGRPFHVVDALVTNFHLPESTLLMLVSAFAGYPEAMAAYKAAVEHQYRFFSYGDAMFITRNPAPRGPEDKE, encoded by the coding sequence ATGCGTGTTTCCGACTTTACTTTTGAGCTTCCCGATTCGCTGATTGCCCGCCATCCGCTGGCGGAGCGTCGCAACAGCCGGCTGTTGACCCTCGACGGGGTCAGCGGTGCCCTGGCACATCGTCAATTCACTGATTTGCTTGAGCATTTGCGCCCGGGCGATTTGATGGTGTTCAACAATACCCGGGTGATTCCGGCGCGGCTGTTTGGCCAGAAGGCTTCCGGTGGCAAGCTGGAGATTCTGGTGGAGCGGGTGCTCGATTCGCATCGCGTGCTGGCCCATGTGCGTTCCAGCAAGTCGCCCAAGCCGGGTTCGAAGATTCTCATCGACGGCGGTGGCGAAGCCGAGATGGTGGCGCGGCATGATGCGTTGTTCGAGCTGGAGTTCGCCGAAGACGTGTTGCCGCTGCTCGACCGTGTCGGGCACATGCCGCTGCCTCCTTATATAGACCGCCCGGACGAAGGCTCGGACCGCGAGCGTTATCAGACGGTGTACGCCGAGCGCCTGGGCGCGGTGGCGGCGCCGACGGCAGGGCTGCATTTTGATCAGCCGCTGATGGAGGCGATTGCCGCCAAGGGCGTCGAGACGGCGTTCGTGACCTTGCACGTGGGGGCGGGGACGTTTCAGCCGGTGCGGGTCGAGAAACTCGAAGACCATCACATGCACACCGAATGGCTGGAAGTCGGCCAGGACGTGGTGGATGCCGTGGCAGCCTGTCGCGCTCGCGGCGGGCGGGTGGTGGCAGTGGGGACCACCAGCGTGCGTTCCCTGGAAAGCGCCGCGCGCGATGGCGTGCTCAAGCCGTTCAGTGGCGACACCGACATCTTCATCTTCCCCGGCCGGCCGTTTCATGTGGTCGATGCCCTGGTGACCAATTTCCATTTGCCCGAATCCACGCTGTTGATGCTGGTTTCGGCGTTTGCCGGTTATCCGGAAGCGATGGCCGCCTATAAAGCCGCCGTCGAGCACCAATACCGCTTTTTCAGCTACGGTGATGCGATGTTTATCACCCGTAACCCCGCACCACGTGGCCCCGAGGACAAAGAATGA
- the tgt gene encoding tRNA guanosine(34) transglycosylase Tgt, with protein MSFELLATDGKARRGRLTFPRGTVETPAFMPVGTYGTVKGMLPRDIVATGAEIILGNTFHLWLRPGTEVIKKHGDLHDFMQWKGPILTDSGGFQVFSLGAMRKIKEEGVTFASPVDGAKVFMGPEESMQVQRDLGSDIVMIFDECTPYPADEDVARVSMELSLRWAQRSKNAHGDNTAALFGIVQGGMHQDLRMRSLEGLDKIGFDGLAIGGLSVGEPKHEMIKVLDYLPGQMPADKPRYLMGVGKPEDLVEGVRRGVDMFDCVMPTRNARNGHLFIDTGVLKIRNAFHRHDDSPLDPTCDCYTCQNFSRAYLHHLDKCGEMLGSMLNTIHNLRHYQVLMAGLREAIQQGTLAAFVDAFYAKRGLPVPPLD; from the coding sequence ATGTCGTTTGAGTTGCTGGCCACCGACGGCAAGGCGCGTCGTGGTCGCCTGACCTTCCCCCGTGGCACCGTCGAGACCCCGGCCTTCATGCCGGTCGGCACCTACGGCACGGTCAAGGGCATGCTGCCGCGCGATATCGTGGCCACTGGCGCTGAGATCATCCTGGGCAACACCTTCCACCTGTGGCTGCGTCCGGGCACCGAAGTGATCAAGAAACACGGCGACCTGCACGATTTCATGCAGTGGAAAGGCCCGATTCTGACCGACTCCGGTGGTTTCCAGGTGTTCAGCCTGGGCGCCATGCGCAAGATCAAGGAGGAGGGCGTGACTTTCGCCTCCCCGGTCGACGGCGCCAAGGTGTTCATGGGCCCGGAAGAGTCGATGCAGGTCCAGCGCGACCTGGGCTCCGACATCGTGATGATTTTTGACGAATGCACGCCGTACCCGGCCGACGAAGACGTCGCTCGCGTGTCCATGGAATTGTCGCTGCGTTGGGCCCAGCGCTCGAAGAACGCCCATGGCGACAACACCGCGGCGCTGTTCGGCATCGTCCAGGGTGGCATGCACCAGGACCTGCGCATGCGCTCGCTCGAAGGCCTCGACAAGATCGGCTTCGACGGCCTGGCCATCGGCGGTCTGTCGGTGGGCGAGCCCAAGCATGAAATGATCAAGGTGCTGGATTATCTGCCGGGGCAGATGCCCGCTGACAAACCTCGTTACCTTATGGGCGTTGGCAAACCGGAAGATCTGGTTGAGGGTGTGCGCCGCGGTGTGGACATGTTCGATTGCGTGATGCCAACCCGTAATGCCCGCAATGGGCATCTGTTCATTGATACTGGCGTGCTGAAGATCCGTAACGCGTTCCATCGCCATGATGATTCGCCGCTCGATCCGACCTGCGATTGCTATACCTGCCAGAACTTCTCCCGCGCTTATCTGCATCACCTGGACAAGTGCGGCGAAATGCTGGGGAGCATGCTCAATACCATCCATAACTTGCGCCATTATCAAGTGCTTATGGCTGGTTTGCGCGAGGCTATTCAACAGGGTACATTGGCCGCCTTTGTCGATGCCTTCTACGCCAAACGCGGGCTACCCGTTCCGCCTTTGGACTGA
- the yajC gene encoding preprotein translocase subunit YajC, with protein sequence MSFFISNAMADAAAPAAAGPMGGGFEWIFLVGFLVIFYLMIWRPQAKRAKEQKNLLSSLQKGDEVVTTGGIAGKITKVADDFVVLEVSDTVEMKFQKGAIAATLPKGTLKAI encoded by the coding sequence ATGAGCTTTTTTATCTCGAATGCCATGGCTGACGCTGCTGCACCGGCTGCTGCCGGCCCAATGGGTGGCGGTTTTGAGTGGATTTTCCTGGTCGGTTTCCTGGTCATCTTCTACCTGATGATCTGGCGTCCACAGGCCAAGCGCGCCAAAGAGCAGAAGAACCTGCTGAGCAGCCTGCAAAAGGGTGACGAAGTCGTGACCACTGGCGGCATCGCCGGCAAGATCACCAAAGTGGCCGACGATTTCGTGGTTCTGGAAGTTTCCGACACCGTGGAAATGAAGTTCCAGAAAGGCGCAATCGCCGCCACCCTGCCGAAGGGCACGCTGAAAGCGATCTAA